CTTTGATTTTACCATTCAGGCCACCACCTGGCAGGCGGGCAACCCGCTGGTCTTCGCCGGCGGCTACACGCTGGACACTGCGGTGAATCTGCCAGCCGGGGCCGTCCTCCCGGCGGGCTCCTCCAGTTCCGGGAACCTGTATTCGGTCCTCCGCCAGCCGCTCTGGGCCGTCGCCCCGATGCTCGCCGCCGGCAGCCAGTCGGCCCCGCTTCGGCTGGTGAGCGGCGCCGACCTCGCCTCCGCCGATGCGCGCGGCCTGCGGTCCGCCGGACTGCTGGCCGGTGCAGGTAACCTGACGCTGGACGACGCCCGCGCCAGTTCCTCCTCAAAAGTGTCGATTTTCAGCGTGCTCCGCACCGGCATCGGCAGCCTCGACCTCCTCGCGGGCGGCGACTTCGCGCAAAACTCGCCTTTCGGCATCTACACCGCGGGCACCGACACCGAACTGCCCGAGGGCAACGATGCCTTCCGCCTGCCGCGCGTGCGGGCCAATGGCTCCTTGCTCGGCGCGGGTAACGAACTCTACGAGGCCGGGCTCAACGACCGGGCAGTCTGGTATCCCGACCACGGCGGCGATTTGTTTGTCGCCGTGCAAGGCCGGCTGACGGGCAACACGTTTAAAAAGAGCATGGGCACCGGCGGCGGGGTCGCCAACTTTGCCGTGAACGACTGGTTATGGCGGCAGGGCGGCGATTTGCTCGGCCAGAGCACAGCTTGGGGCATCAACTTCGGCACCTTCATCACGACCCCCGGCTACCCGCAGACCACGGTCAGCGTCGTCGGCTTCAACGGCTTCGGCGCGCTGGGCGGCGGCAACATCACGATCCGGACCGGCGGCGACGCGGGCAGCATCCTGCCGGCCACCAACGATTATCAGGCATCGCTGGATACCAGCACCGCCCTGATCGTCGCGGTGGGTTCGACCGGACGGGTGACCTCGGTGACGACAAACGGCGGCAGCGTGACCGGCGGTGAACTGGTGCAGACCGGCGGCGGCGACATCGACATCAAAATCGGCGGGCGGCTCAACCCGGCTCCCATGACAACCTTTCTGGTGGCGAACGAACAAAACGGCGGCACCTTCGTCAACCTGCGCGGCGGCATCGATGTCACCGCCGGCTCGATCGGCCGCATCGACCTGGCCTACGGGCGCAAGTCCAGCAACGACCCGCGCGCGACGGACCTTTACCGGGCGGGCGGTCTCTACCAGGCGGGCAACTCATCCTCGCCCCAGTCCCTGCTCGGCGGCCCGGTGATCGTGCCCGGCGATGGCGCGGTCTCCTTCCGCACGCGCGGCGATGTCGTGCTCGGCGGCGTCGGCGACCCCGGCATGTTGCGTGGCAACATCGGCAACGGGGCTGATGTTTACAGTTTCCCGGGGACGCTGCTCTCCGACCCCACGAAAACGGGCGCCGTCCGCACCTGGTTCTCGCTGTGGACGCCCGAAACCTCGATTTCGCTCTTCTCCGCGGGCGGCAACCTCACGCCGTTTTTCGAAGGCGGCAACCTCAACGGAAACCGCTCCGTGCCGGGCAATCCTTACATCATGATGCCGGCGGAATTTTACGCCACGGCGGCCGCCGGCAGCATCTACTACGGCAGCCGGCAGTCCAACTCGCCGCTGACCTTCGGACTGGCGCCCTCCGCCACCGGCCAGTTGGAATTGCTGGCGATGGATTCGATTTATGCCGGCGCGCTCCAGGCTCCCGCCCGCATCGTGATGTCCGGCGCGAACGACGGGCTGGATTTTATCCCCAACCCCTTCCATGCGGCCTTCATCCTGGTGACGCCGGGCGCCTCGGACAACAGCATCGTCAACACCTTCCTGGCCACCAACACCCACATCAACGTGAGCGCCCCGCAGTATGAAGGCGGCCCGACCCAGCGCTCCGCGAGCCTGGGCTACTTCGCGTTTCAGGTGGACGCGCCCGCCACCAGCCTGCACGCCGGCGACCCCGATCCGATGCGCTTCTACGCCGTCAACGGCGACATCGTGAGCCTCATATTCGGCCAGCACGCCACCAGCACCATCGAAAACAGGATCATCGCCGCGAAGTCTGCGCAAATCCTGGCCGGGCGCGACATTGTGAGCTTCGGCGGGCAATTTGGCTATGGCAGCGTCCCCAACCTGATCATGAACGCCAACGCCACCGACGTGTCGCTGCTTTCGGCGGGGCGGGACATCTTTTATGTCAACACGGAGATGGCCGGCCCCGGCGCGCTGGAAATCATCGCCGGACGCAACCTGTATCAGGGCAACCAGGGCGGTCTCACCAGTCTGGGCGCCGTGGTCCCCGGCGACAACCGCCGCGGTGCGGACATCGTGATGCAGGCCGGCGCGGGCGCGACCGGGCCCGACTTCGCGGCCTTGGCGGCGCTCTACCTGAACCCGGCCAACCAGGCCAACGCCGGTTTCCCGCTGGCCGACCAGCCGGGCAAGGTGGTCAAGGTTTACGACGGGGATCTGATCGAGTGGCTGAAGGAGCGCTATGGCTACGAAGCCGCTGGCAGCGAGGACGCGCGGGCGTATTTCGAGGCGCTGGCGCCCGAGCAGCAGCGGGTTTTCCTGCGCGGGGTTTATTTCGCCGAAGTGCGCGCAGGCGGCCGCGAATACAACGATCCCGACAGCCGCCGCTTCGGCTCCTATTTGCGAAGCCGCCAGATGATTGCGACGTTGTTCCCCGATGCGGATGCGGACGGGCATGAAATCGCACGCGGCGGCGACATCACGATGTTTGGCGCGTCGGGCATCCGCACGCTCTTTGGCGGCGGCATCCAGGTGCTGGCGCCGGCCGGGCAGATCCTGATCGGGGTGGAGGGCCAGGTGCCCCCCGCGACGGCGGGTGTGGTCACGCAAGGGGAGGGCGACATCCAGCTCTACAGCCAGGGCAGCATCCTGCTCGGCCTCTCGCGCATCATGACGACCTTTGGCGGCGACATCCTGGCCTGGTCGGCGGAGGGCGACATCAACGCCGGCCGAGGCTCGAAGACCACGGTCATTTACACGCCGCCGAAGCGGGTTTACGATAACTACGGCAACGTGACGTTATCGCCGACGGTGCCGAGTTCGGGCGCGGGCATCGCGACGCTGAACCCGATTCCGGAGGTGCCGCCGGGCGACATCGACCTGATCGCGCCGCTCGGCACGATCGACGCGGGCGAGGCGGGCATCCGGGTGTCGGGCAACATCAACATCGCTGCGCTCCAGATTCTCAATGCCGCCAACATCCAGGTGAAAGGCAGCGCCGCGGGACTCCCGGCCGCCGTGATGCCGAACCTCGGCGCGATCACGGCCGCCTCCAACACGGCGGGCGCGGCGGTGGCGGGCGCGATGAATGCGGCCACGCAGGCGCGCCGCGAGCCGGTGCGCCAGGTTATGCCATCCATTATTGAAGTGGAGGTTCTTGGATACGGTGGTTTTGGCAGTGAAAGAAAAGAAACGACCCGGTCGTCGAAATCCTCCATAAATGGACAAATGGCTTTCGTTGATCGCTGAACAGGACTCAGGGAAGAATGCTTTTTGCCGTTGTCACCGTAAGGAGGATGCTCCGTGAGAGGGAGAGGCATTTCCATTTGCCTGTTCCTTTGTCCAAAGGATGCACCATCCGGCCGCGTCTTATCCACGGATTGGGCAAAAGTGGCGCCGGACAACTGGGCAGCGGTTGGTCCGCGCCCGCCTGCTCGAACGAACACTTGGAATCGGCAGACGCCGATCGGACAACGCCAGCGCACTGACGGCGATGGGCGGACGCTTGCCGGACAGGAGTGCCCCTTTATCCGCCGTTATCCTTGGAGGGATGTTCCGCCCCACCCAAGCTGGCGTCGCGCCTCGGCACTCAGGCGGTCGGGGGTCCAAGCCGGAGTCCACACCAGCGATACTTCGACATCTGTCACTCCCGGCACGGCTCTGGCGGCGGCCTGCACTCCGGCCAGAATCACTTCACCCGCCGGGCAATACATGGAAGTGAGCGTCATTTCGATCATGGCCCGCCCGCCGGAATCCACGCGGATGTCGTAGATCAGGCCAAGATCCTCGACGCTCACGCCGAATTCGGGGTCATACACACTCCGGAAAGCGTCGCGCAGCGCATCGGCGAGCGGTCGCGGGACCGGGACTGATGCGGACGATGACGCGGGTGTCGGTTCAGGCAAGGGATTGATGGAGGACGGATTCATAAAATCACCGAAACACTACGAAAGGGAAACAGGCATGCGCACGGCCGCGGTCGCGGGCATTTGCGGCCGCCACAGGTGGATGATCACGCGCAGGATGCTGGCGAGAAACAACCCGGCGCCCGCCGCCAGCGCCAGCCCTCCGGCCATCACCACGGGCGGCGAGCCGGCGAGCACGCCGGCCACGAGCAGCACGACGCCGGCGAGGTGCGCGGCATGCCAGCCTTTTTCGCATTTTCGGGAGGAAAGCGATGTGGCCACCGGCACCGGCTGCCTGCCCACGCGCGGCCCGTAGACGCGCATCCATACAAGAAAAGGCACGATCTTGCACAACATGCCGAGGACCGTAAAGCCGAGGCCGCCGATGATGGCCAGAACCCCGTAGGCCGAAATCGCGCGCATTGTCCATTCCGTTCCGCCCGGCAGGAAAACCAGCGCGACGCCCCCCATCGCGGCCGCGGCCAGCAACCCCGCTCCGGTCACGAAGGCGCGGATGCCTGGCTCCAGCACGCGTCGTTTTCGCGAAGCCAGCGTCGCCCGCAGCGCCAGACCGGAGCAGGCCATCCCGCCTGCCAGCACCAGCGCGCCGAGGCGCCCGAGGCATTCCATCCGCCACGCCAGCCCGGGGGCCAGCAGCAGCAGACCGGCCTGCGTCGCCAGCAACCCCGCCCACACGAAACGCGGTCGCCGCACTTCGCCCATCGTGAACATCGGCACGAGTTGAAATGTCGTTCCCTGCAACAGGGTCAGGAAAAATCCAGCCAGCCCGAGATGCGCGTGCGCCCGCAGCAGGTCCGTGACCGGCACCGGCAGCGACGCCCAGGACCAGCGGCGCGCCAGCGCGAGCGTCACGCCGAGCAGCACCGTTGCCCCCAGCCAGCTCGCCGCGAGCGGAAAGCTCCACGCCGCCGCGTCCCGCCTGGAGGCGGCGAAAAACGTCCGCCACACCGCGACGATCATGATGCCGACGCCGATCGCGACCAGACCGCCGCCCGCCGCCACCCAGCCGAATTGCGCGCGCATGAACCCTCCCGCGAGCCCCGTCATACCGACGGCATGCAGGCCCAGGTGCCACCACAGCCACCGCGCAGCCACTCGCAGTGGCGCGCCCAGCACCACGGGCATCAGTTGATACAACGCGCCGATGGAAATGCTCAGCAGGAAACCGGGCAGCCACACATGCACGAGGGCCACCAGCCGGGGATGCAGGTAAGGCAGCGACAGCAACGACGGCTCGATGGCCAGCCAGCCCGCCTCGATGGCAAACGCCGCCAGCCCGCACGCGATGAAGGCCAGCGGCAGCCGCGCCCCTCCCACAAGCGGCACGCTTGGAGACGCGGGACGCCGCGCCGCCGCCGTCATCGGCGGGGCAGGGGAGGACACGGAGGCGGATGCCGGTGCTGCGGTCATGGCCATGGCCGGTCCGTCCGCGTCACAAGCGCCGGAGCGTCGTCCGCCAGCTTCCGTCCTGCTGCTGTTCGCTCGTGTGCGCCACTCCTCTTGTATCCAATTCAGGATACAGATGAATGGGCTGGCGATCGGTGAGTGCCGCCAGCTCCGCGCCCGGTGCGAGCGATTCGACCGCCTCCAGGATTCGCATCATCGGCTCAGGCGGCTCCAGGCCGCGGGCATCCACGACAAGCGCGGTCTCCGCCGCCCCGGCGGCGTGATCGTCCTCCCGGTCGTGCGAGCAGACCGGCGCGCCCGGCGGCGGCGGGATCACCGAGCCGGCAGGCGAGGGGGCCAGCCGGGTGATTTTCACCTGAAACTCGTCCTGCTCCGTCACGAGGTATTCCCAGGAAAAAGCGCCGGGAAACTGCGCCGCGAACTGGTAGTAGAGCGGCACGGGATCGTGATCGTTCACGAGCACGAAATACTCGCCGACCGGCAGATCGGACCAGCGCTTGAAAATCTGCGCGTGTTTCACGCGGCAGGGAATGCTGCGCACGTCGAAGCGCGTCAGGTCCGCCGTGGCGGTGGTGTCGTCGGTGTTGCTGTTGGTTTGTGTTGGATCGCTCATGGTATGGCAAAAAAGGCCGGTTTATTCGAAGGCGGCATTGGCTCCGCCCGGCCTGCGCGCAGGCCGGAGGCGAAACGCATGGCCGTATTCTGGCGGACAATCGGGCAGGGCGCATTGATGCACATCAACGCCCCGTGACGTTCGCCGCTTTTCTCAAGCTCGCGATGACCTCGTCCACCGTCCAGCCGTTGCCGCGCCAGATGTCCGCCACCCTGCCGTCCGGCCCGATCAGCGCCGTGGCCAGCGTGTGGTCGAGCGTCACGCCGTTGTTTTCCCGATACACGGCAAACGCCTTCACCAGTGCGTCGATTTCCGCCTTTTCACCCGTGGCGAAATTCCAGATCGCCGGGTCCGCGCCCATCGCCTCGCCGTAGGCTTTCAGGATGTCGGGCCGGTCAAATTCCGGATCGAGCGTGATGGACAGCAGGCGCACCTTCGCGGCGGATTCCGCCGGCAATCCTTTCCGCACCGCCGGCTGGAGCTGGTCGAATTTGCGCGAGATCGCCGGGCAATATTCCGGCACCGGGCACCGCGTAAAAATAAACGTCACGATAGTGAGGCGCCCCCGCAGCGCCTCCGCCGTGAGAGGCTGCCCGCGTTCGTCGAACAGCGAAAATGCCGGCACGGCATCGCCCTCGCGCAGCCGCCCGCGCCGCGCGCCGCCTTGCGACGAGGTTGCCGGCTTCCCCGGTGCGGCGGCGCGTCCGGTCACGACAAACGCTTCCGCCCGCGACCGCCCGCCGTTCACCCGCAGGCGAAACCGCACGCGGTCGTTCACCGCCACTCCGGCCGCCTCCTCCGGACCGGCCGGAGTGAACGCCATCGTCATCGCCCCCATGTAGCCGGGGATTTCGTCGTGGGCGATGACCAGTTGTCCGTCATCGAGCCTGGCGCGGACGATACCCGTGACATCGAACACGCGCTCGCGTTCTTTTTCGCGCGCGGCAAACAGCGTGCCGGACCCGGACAACAGCGCCCATGCGCACACCGGCAATCCGGCGAAAAGGAAAAAAAGGAATCGGGTGGACATGATGCCCAGTATGCCAGCGACCGGCGGATTTTTCCTTGATGTGCGTCAATGCGCATCGTCGCGGCCTCTGCCAGACTGCTCCCATGCCCGCAGTTGCCTCTCCTCGCATGCCTTTTCTCACCCGCCTGACCCTGGGGCTGCTTGTCATTCCGGTGGCGCTGTTCGCATGGGTTCCCGCGGTGGTGCTGCAACGGCATCTTTATCCTCCCGCACCTGCCGTCGCCGCAAACGAAGCGCCCCTTCCGGCCGACCCGTTGCTGCGCGGCAAGCGCATCTTCGCGCAGACCTGCGCCGCCTGTCACCAGCCCGACGGACGCGGCATGCCCGGGGTCTTCCCTCCGCTCGCCGGTTCCGATTACCTGCTGTCCGATCCCGTGCGCGCCGTGCGCATCGTCCTGCGCGGCCTCTCCGGTCCGGTCACCGTCAACGGCGCGGAATACAACAGCGCCATGCCGCCGCTGCCGCTCTCCGACGCCGACGCCGCGGACGTGCTCACTTGGGTGCTCCAGGCCTGGGACAACAACGGCCCGGCGGTTTCCGTCGAGACCGTCGCCCGCATCCGCGCCGAGGAGCCTTCCCCATGAACTGGCACGCATATGCGCTCCGCTTGATGCATATCAAGGCATCCCGCCTCCCGCTGTCCTAGAATCGTCGCGTTCATGAAAACCATCACCCACCTCTCCCGCCTTGCTTCCGTCGCGGCCGCCGGCGCGGTTCTGCTGCTCCTCGCCGGCTGCGGCCCCTCTTCCAATCCTCCCGATTCCGGCAAGACCGCCTCCGCCGCTTCCGCGCCCGCCACCGGACGCCCCGTCGAAATCACCGGCAGCGACTCGATGAAGTTCAGCCTCACGGAAATCCGCGCCAAACCCGGCGAGACGCTTTCCATCACGCTCAAAAACGTCGGCACCATGCCGAAGTTTTCCATGGGGCACAACTTCGTCGTCCTCGCCCCCGGCCTCGATCCCGCCACCTTCGTCAACGATGCCGCCCAGGCCGTGAAGACCGACTACGTGCCGGCCAAATACAAAAGCCACATCCTCGCCTCCACCAAGCTCCTCGGCCCCGGCGAAAGCGACACCGTCACCTTCAAGACCCCCGTCCGGTCCGGGCGCTACCCGTTTGTCTGTTCCTTCCCCGGGCACTTCCAGGTCGGCATGAAAGGCGAACTCATCGTCGAATAACCGCCGCGCCTGCGTCCGCTCTCCGCCCCTTCACTCATGCTCTTCTCCTTCCATGAAAACACACCTTCCCCCTTTCATGTCTCGCCCCGGCCCGGCTGCCCTCGCCGCCGCGCTCGTCCCGGCGCTCCTGCTCTCGGGCTGCAATCCCCCCGGCGCCTCCTCGTCCTCATCCGGCAAATCCGGCGCGCCCGGTTCCGCTGCCGCCCGCACCTGGGTCGCCCCGGGCGAGAAGGATGAGTATTACCTGTTCTACTCCGGCGGGCACTCCGGCCAGGTCTTCGTCGCCGGTCTCCCCTCGATGCGCCACATCTCCACCATCCCGGTGTTCTCTCCGTATCCGGGAACAGGATACGGTTTCGACGAGGAGACCAAGGCCCTGCTCGGCGACTACGCTTGGGGCGACGTCCACCATCCCGCGCTCTCGCAGGCCGACGGCCTCTACGACGGACGCTGGCTCTTCGTCAACGACAACGCCAACAACCGCGTCGCCCGCATCGACCTGCGCGACTTCAAGACCCGCCAGATCCTCGGCCCCATCCCGAACTCCAGCGGCAACCACGGCTCGTCCTTCGTCACCGAGAACACCGAATACGTGCTCGTGGCTTCGCGTTTCTCCGTGCCCCTCCCCAAGGGCCGCCACGCCGATCCCGCCGACTACGAAAAAGAATTCAACGGCATGGTCAGCGGCATCAAGGTCGATCCCTCCGACGGCACCATGAGCGTCGGCTGGCAGATTCTCACGCCTCCCTTCAACTGGGACTTGGGCTCCACCGGCAAGGGCCCCAGCAGCGGCTGGGCCTTCTGGACCTCCTACAACAGCGAGATGGCCCACG
This genomic stretch from Termitidicoccus mucosus harbors:
- a CDS encoding plastocyanin/azurin family copper-binding protein, producing MKTITHLSRLASVAAAGAVLLLLAGCGPSSNPPDSGKTASAASAPATGRPVEITGSDSMKFSLTEIRAKPGETLSITLKNVGTMPKFSMGHNFVVLAPGLDPATFVNDAAQAVKTDYVPAKYKSHILASTKLLGPGESDTVTFKTPVRSGRYPFVCSFPGHFQVGMKGELIVE
- a CDS encoding c-type cytochrome, which encodes MPFLTRLTLGLLVIPVALFAWVPAVVLQRHLYPPAPAVAANEAPLPADPLLRGKRIFAQTCAACHQPDGRGMPGVFPPLAGSDYLLSDPVRAVRIVLRGLSGPVTVNGAEYNSAMPPLPLSDADAADVLTWVLQAWDNNGPAVSVETVARIRAEEPSP
- a CDS encoding DUF2249 domain-containing protein, which gives rise to MSDPTQTNSNTDDTTATADLTRFDVRSIPCRVKHAQIFKRWSDLPVGEYFVLVNDHDPVPLYYQFAAQFPGAFSWEYLVTEQDEFQVKITRLAPSPAGSVIPPPPGAPVCSHDREDDHAAGAAETALVVDARGLEPPEPMMRILEAVESLAPGAELAALTDRQPIHLYPELDTRGVAHTSEQQQDGSWRTTLRRL
- a CDS encoding SCO family protein, which gives rise to MSTRFLFFLFAGLPVCAWALLSGSGTLFAAREKERERVFDVTGIVRARLDDGQLVIAHDEIPGYMGAMTMAFTPAGPEEAAGVAVNDRVRFRLRVNGGRSRAEAFVVTGRAAAPGKPATSSQGGARRGRLREGDAVPAFSLFDERGQPLTAEALRGRLTIVTFIFTRCPVPEYCPAISRKFDQLQPAVRKGLPAESAAKVRLLSITLDPEFDRPDILKAYGEAMGADPAIWNFATGEKAEIDALVKAFAVYRENNGVTLDHTLATALIGPDGRVADIWRGNGWTVDEVIASLRKAANVTGR
- a CDS encoding metal-sulfur cluster assembly factor; translation: MNPSSINPLPEPTPASSSASVPVPRPLADALRDAFRSVYDPEFGVSVEDLGLIYDIRVDSGGRAMIEMTLTSMYCPAGEVILAGVQAAARAVPGVTDVEVSLVWTPAWTPDRLSAEARRQLGWGGTSLQG